In the genome of Peromyscus eremicus chromosome 8b, PerEre_H2_v1, whole genome shotgun sequence, the window tatttattgtgtatacagcatgtatgactgcaggccagaagagggcaccagatcttattacagatggttgtgaaccaccatgtgggtgctgggaattgaactcgggacctctggagaGGTcccaaccagtgctcttaacctctgagccatctctccagcccatttgtttgctttttaaggtTTATGTTTACTTCTATACCTGTGTACGACGTGGgttcagtgcccacagaggccagaagagggagtcacaCCCAGCTACCTTGTGGTTGCTTGGAGTAGAgttcaggtcctctacaaaaacTGCTAgtgttgttaaccactgagccatctctccagcccatgtaaCTAATTTCTTGATAACCAAGGAAGGGTAAAGAGCGAGTGTGGAGAACCTTTGAACTTGAAGTTTTGATGGCCCTTTGAAAAAGAGCAGCCATTGCCCATGTGTTAAACATTTACAATACCCACATAGTCTCTACAGTGCCTTAGTATTAATGAGagttcccctctcctttctctcttgttaAATAGTTGGACAGAGAGAGTCAGAAGATGTGAGAGAAAAAGACCGAGCTAAAGAAATGGCCGCCAACTCTGCCGTTGTTGAAGACATCACAAAGGATGGGCAGGAGGAAGCACCTGAAATCATCGAACAGATCCCTGCTCCAGAAAGCAATGCGGAAGAGATGGCCCAGCCCGCTGAGTCCCAGGCTAACGATGTCGGCTTTAAGAAGGTATTTAAGTTTGTTGGCTTTAAATTCACCGTGAAAAAGGATAAAAATGAGAAGTCTGATACTGTCCAGCTACTCACTGTCAAAAAAGATGAAGGCGAAGGGCCAGAAGCCACAGTTGGAGCGGGTGACCACCAGGAGCCCGCCATGGAGACCGGAGAGTCAGCGTCCAAAGAGAGCGAGCTGAAGCAATCCATAGAGAAGCCGGAAGGCGCCCCGAAGCAAGCACAGAGCAGCACAGAAGAAATTCCCCTTCAGGCTGAATCTGGCCAAGTGGCTGAGGAAGAAGCCAaggatgaaggagaagaaaaacgTGAGAAGGAACCCGTGAAGTCCGCAGAGTCTCCAACCAGCCCGGTCAGCGGCGAGACAACCTCTTCCTTCAAGAAGTTCTTCACTCACGGTTGGGCGGGCTGGCGCAAAAAGACCAGCTTCAAGAAGCCGAAGGAGGATGAGCTGGAAACATCCGAGAAGAAAAAGgagcaagaggcagagaaagtCAACGAAGAAGAAAacgaaaagagagaagaaagtccTTCTGAGCAAGCCCCAGCCGCCTCCGAGCCGCAGGAGCCCGCCGAAGGCACAAACGAGGCCAGGTTGTCCGCAGACTATGAGAAGGTGGAGCTGCCCTTGGAAGATCAGGTCGGTGGCCTGGAGGGATCATCAGAGGAGAAGTGTGCCCCGTTGGCAACGGAAGTGTTTGATGACAAAATAGAAGCCCACCAAGAGGTGGTTGCAGAAGTCCACGTGAGCACCGTGAGCACCGTGAGCACCGTAGAGAAGACGACAGAGGAGCAGGAAGTCGGGGAGGAGACCAAAGGGAACGTGGAAGAAACGGGAGAATCCCTGTCCCCTGGAAAACCAGAGGAGACCAAGGAGGCCCCCCAGGAAGCCCAGGCTGCGGAGGAGCTGGTGAAGAGCAAAGAAGTGTGTGTCTCCGGAGGTGACCATACGCAGCTGACGGATCTGAGTCCCGACGAGAAGATGATGCCCAAGCACCCGGAAGGCATTGTCAGTGAGGTGGAGATGCTGTCCTCTCAGGAGAGGATGAAGGTCCAGGGGAGCCCTCTGAAGAAGCTCTTCAGTAGCTCGGGCTTGAAGAAGCTCTCTGGGAAGAAGCAGAAGGGGAAACGACGGGGCGGGGGAGACGAAGAGCCGGGAGAGCCACAGGTTCAAACCGAGTCCCCAGAGAGCGCGGATGAGCAGAAGGGAGATAGCTCGGCATCCTCCCCAGAAGAGCCCGAGGAGATCACGTCCCTGGAGAGGGGGCTGTCGGAAGCACGCCAGGAAGGGGAAGCCGAGGAGGGCGCTACTTCTGATGGCgagaaaaaaagggaagggatCACCCCCTGGGCATCATTCAAAAAGATGGTGACGCCCAAGAAACGGGTCCGAAGACCTTCCGAGAGCGACAAGGAAGAGGACGTGGACAAGGTCAAGAGTGCCACGCTGTCGTCCACGGAGAGCACCATGTCAGAAATGCaagaagaagccaaaactgttGGAGACGAGCAGAAGCCCGAAGAACCGAAGCGCAAGGTGGATACTTCCGTGTCTTGGGAGGCGTTGATTTGCGTGGGATCCTCCAAGAAGAGAGCGAGGAAGGCATCCTCTTCGGATGACGAAGGAGGGCCGAGACCAGCGGGAGAGGATGGCCACAGAGCGGAGGACGCCATCAAAGAAGCTGGAACAGATGCTGCCCCTGCCGGCACCCAGGAGCCTGATCAGGCGCAGGGAAGTTCCTCACCCGAGCCAGCCGGAAGCCCTTCTGAAGGGGAAGGTGTCTCCACCTGGGAGTCGTTTAAAAGATTGGTCACtccaagaaaaaaatccaagtcaAAGATGGAAGAGAAAACCGAAGAGCCAGGGATAGAGCCGTCGGCTTCCGATGTCGAACCGAGTAAAGAAGAATCTTGGGTTTCCATCAAGAAATTTATTCCGGGAAGGCGGAAGAAGAGGGCAGACGGGAAGCAAGAACACTCCGCTGCTGAAGAGGCGGGCCCGACAGAAATCAATGAAGATGACCCTGATGTTCCAGCTGTTGTGCCTCTGTCCGAGTATGATGCTGTCGAAAGGGAGAAGCTGGAAGTGCAGCAAGctcaggggaaggaggagagaccCCAGCTACAGGGGCCTGTGTATGTGTCAGAGGAGGTTAGTAAGACGCTGGTTCACACCGTGAACGTGGCTGTCATTGACGGGACCCGGGCTGTCACCAGTGCCGAAGAGCGGTCTCCTTCCTGGATCTCCGCTTCTGTGACAGAGCCTCCTGAACTCGCCCGCGACGAAGCCACGCTGTCCACCGTGGAGGTCATTGCAAAAGAATCCCCCACGGCCGCCCAGACCCTACCAGCGGGCAGAGATGCCCAGGACGACACAGTGACCGGCGAGGTGGAATTCACCTCGGAAGCCGTGACAgctgcagaaaccacagaggctcTCCACGCTGAAGAAGTCACAGAAGCATCAGGGGCAGAGGAGACCACAGACATGGTGTCGGCAGTTTCCCAACTAACCGACTCCCTCGACACCACAGAGGAAGCCACCCCGGTCCAGGAGGTAGAGGGTGGTGTGCCAGACAGAGAAGAGCAGGAGCGGCAGACACAAGCCGTCCTCCAGGCAGTTGCAGAAAAAGTCAAAGGGGAGTCCAAGGCGCCTGCCACCCAGGCTGGACAGAGAGCAGGAGCACTGGAGAAGGTCGAGGAGGTAGAAGAGGATTCTGAAGCGCTAGCTGTGGAGAAAGAGAGGGATGTCATGCTGGAAGATCCCGTGCAGGGAGCTGAAGCAGAGCATTCTGCACAGGGCCCTGAGATTGTACAGAGTACTCCAGAGAGCCTCAGAGAAGTTCCCAAAGTCACCGCAGGTGTGGAGTTGAAAGAGCGGGTCACCCCATGCCAGGCTGTAGAgccccagcaactgatggaacaAGCTGGAGCCCCCGACTCATCCGAAACTTTGACAGACAGCGAGACCAACGGAAGCACCCCCCTCGCGGATTCAGACACCCCAGAGGTGACACAGCAAGACGAGGCCATTGAAAGCCAGGACAGTAAAGACTTTGCCGCGGACAGGCAGTCCCAGGCCACAGAGGTAGAGGCAGCTCCCGCTCAGAAGGAGGGACCTTCAATACCACCTAATTTGCCACCCCAGGAAGGACATGGGGAAAAACCAGGAAGAGATGCTCCAGAACCTGTGCAGCAAGAACTTTCTGTGGAAGCAGTGCCCGTGCTGGCAGAGACCGAGGTGGGTCACGAGGCTGGCCACTCGGATGGTGAAAAAGTCAGAGACGAACTATGTGTTGAAGGACTGGAGGCGTCCGTGCACACCGATGGACCCGGCGGTCGAGAAAAGATTGCCGAGGTGGCACGTGATGGTGAAGCGATGGGGGTGCCTGAACGTCAAGAAAACGAGAGTCCAGAAGTGCAGAGTCTTAGCCCGGAGGAGAGAGAGACGGGAGCTGATGctgagaaggagaaaatggaaacaaagccAGAGGAAGTGAGGGAAGAACATGAGCAGCCAACGGCCTCTCCTGAGCCTGAGGAAGCCCACCCGCAGCTCATCCAGACAGTTGACATGTCCGACTCAGAGAGGGAAAAGGCAGTGAGCAGCCTTGAAGGAAGCTCGTCTCTCCCAGACCAAGACAAAGCAGGCTGCACAGGGGCTCAAGTTCAAAGCTCAGAGCCACCCGTAACCCAAGCAGCCGGACCTGTGAGCGAGGTTGCCGACACCATCAAGATCTCAGAAACAGACGACAGTCCGGAGTGTGCGGGTGCACCCTTCATACCAGCAGAAAAGTCCTCTGCAAAGGGTGACTACTGTACTGTGCAGCCTGGAGAGGACACTGTGCCCTTGGGACCCGCGGCTCAGGCCGAGTCAGCCCCAGGAATAACACCATCACCCGCTCCCGAAGACACCCTGCGTTCTGACCCGCAAGGAGAGAGAAGCGCATCCTgggagcagaggtcagaggaaggtgACGAGCAGGTTGGTGGTCCTGATGGTAAGGAGAATGCAGCAAGGGAGGAAGGCCTCCAGGCTGAATctgagctcctggaactggagagtGAGAGCAGTAAGCTCGTCCAGAACGTCATCCAGACAGCTGTCGACCAGTTCGCGCGTACAGAAACGGCCCCCCAAGCCTGCACTTCCGGTTTACAGTCACACGTTCTGGTGGTGCAGGCTGACAGCCAGGGAGCTCAACAGATGCTGGACAATGAAGACAGCCGCCATCAAGTCTCTGCCCAAGATGATGAAACACCGAGGGCTGCAGCCGAAGAGGGATTTGCCCTCTCTGATACTTCCAAAGGCATGAGGGAGACGTCGTCAGAAAAGATCAATGTGCTTGCAGTTGAAAATACCAGTGTCAAAGACCGGCAGTGTGAGGAGGTAATTGTCCCACTTGAGGCCAAGGGAGATGGAAACGGAGCCAAACCTGTGCCAGGGGATGATTGTGCCAAATTAGGAGAAAGCGTAGAGAAGCTGCCATCTGAATCCAAAGATCAAAAGGGGCATGCCGCTGATGGCCCCCAGCACCAAAGCTCAGCCCAGGCAGAGGCCGATGCCTCAGGAAATCTAACCAAAGAGTCTCCAGACACCAATGGACCAAAGCTCACAGAGGAGGGAGATGCCTGGGAAGTCGGGGTTCAGGAAGGAAAAATGCCTACCGAGTTGGTCAAGGAGATCAAGCCCCAGACAGAAGAAGACCTACAGGAGCCAGAGGGAGACTTGGAAGAATCCTAAGATGTTGGGTAAGTAAACTTCCTTCTGGAAGGTTGGTTCCCTGCCCCACACCTATACAATTACATAGCAGATAATTGATTTTATACAGAACCTTCAGTTGGAAATAATTAGTAACTAGAGTAAGATCTAGTTGataattattgttttctttttcttttgtttttgttttaaatttatttttatgtgcattgatgttttccttgtgagagggtgtcagatcctctagaactggagttacagacaggtgtgagctgccatgttactggcaattgaacccgggtcctctggaagagcagccattgatcttaaccactgagccatctctccagcgccccatggtttttgtttttgtttctcatcaAAACCCCACTAAATCCTACTGATGTCATGAAAACAATAgctttgttttactcttttttttttctttctgttgagacagggtctcactatgtagtcctggctgtcctagaactcaccatgtagaccaggctggcctctgtccctctccctcccatgctgggattacaggagtaagACCCCCATACCCAGCTaagccaaacttttttttttttaaacttccagttattttggtttttttttttcttgatttatttattatgtatacagaagagggcaccagatctcattacagatggttgtgagccatcacgtgggtgctgggaactgaactcaggacccctggaagagcagtcggtgctcccaacctctgagccacctctccagcccctcagccaaACTTTTAACGTTTTGGTTTTAGGGCCTTGGAGAGGTGCCTTGGTGGGTAAGAATGTGTACTGCCCTTGAGAGGGAaaaagtttgattcccaacacccgtGGCAGGTAATGGGCTTTCTGTACCCCAATAATAGGTTTCTTCTCTGCTGCAGTAAACCAGATCAAGCCAAATGAAAAGTGAAAGGTATATTTGAGCCAAGCACTCCTGGGTGACTCTCTAGCCCCCAGAGATGAGGCAGGGGAAGAGGACAGGAGAGAAATCACATGGTGCGTCTAAATGAGggggcttaaataccctgtaggcacaGGGTGATGACGCTTCTTCCACAaactgggtttgtgcccaattgTAACGCtttgggtgggggctggggagctggcagCTTCAGGGGAGGGTGCACCACAGAGTGTGCCGAACTGGACCCCCTGTGGCTTTTCCGAGAGGATGGGGTTTGGGGCGAGAGAACTAACGCCAAGAATGAGTTCGGTTCGGGTGTCCCATGCACCCCGTTCCCACAGAGCTCTTCCGCAGCCCTTCTGTCGTCGTCGGTGAATTGCGGGAGGAAAAGGgatttttcatttctctcctttctccctcctgcaGTTACGCGTTGTCTAGTTGCAAGACCGGAATGTGAAGACAAGCCACGGAACAAAATGCTGCTGTCGGGACCTGGAGACCGAGATTGCCTGAGCCCTCGAGATCGGAGCGTGGGCCGTCCAACTGACTTCATTCAACCTTGGCGCGCACCCCCGACAATCCTGAGGCTTCCCCGGGAGCTAGAGCCAGCTAACATCCCCTTGTTTCAAGACTGCCTTTGAGTTCTCCCTCGATAGCATCTGCTTCTGATTTAAGGTCCTACCATTCCCAGCCTGGAACCAGTGTCGGCAATACCTAGTTCTACTTCTCAAACTGGAGCGACCTCctttgtgtatttatatgtatgttttatgtagTCCTCCTCCGGTACCTATTGTATATTTTTTCCTACCGTTTAAGCACATGCCTTTTGTATTATGCAGTATATAACGGGTGTGCAGCCATATTGAAGCTTTGAGAAGCTCCAAGCCTCAACCATAGCCTGTGGCAAACAGAGATAACGTTCCTGGGAGGAAGGTACAAGTCTTTTCAAAGTTCACTGAGGCTTAGGTTCGTGGGTTAGTTGTCCTCTGAAAGTGGCCATTTTCCTAGGCACAGCAAGCTCAGAAATAAAACGTCATCTTGAAACATCCAGAATGTCCCAATATTACTGTGACGTGTTTCTTTCTAATCCTGTCCAGGTTGGAAAGAAGTCTCCTTAGTGGCAGATTAAGCCCCTTCTCTTAATGACATGGACAGATGAGTGTGCCTAAGGCCGTGAGGTGTTTTCCATCTTATGCAGAAGGAAATCTGTTGTACTTTTTTGATTGTACTCTTATATGCTGGATCGAATTCATACGCAGAACGAAGTGAGTCCCGTTCTTTATAAATGGTATTTTGATAGATACTGGAGTGTGTCTGTGTTATATCTGTGCCCCTTTTAAGAACAATGTTGCATTATGTTCATTTGGATAAATTGTGATTTGACaactgatttaaataaaatatttgcttcaCTTAGATTCACTGGTTTTCATTAAGTGCTAAGGGGCCTGGGTCCCttacttgaatgcttggtccctagttggtgggaTTTGGGAAGGATAAGGAGATATGCCTcggtggaggtgtgtcactgaggggtggactttgaggcttcaaaaaccCGTGAtgttcccagttagctctctgcaCTGGGTAAGAATAAAATACTGCCAAGGAGAAGACAGTGGCAGAGAAGCGGGAACTTTGTTACCAGTCACCGTGTGAAGACGTCACTTTGTACC includes:
- the Akap12 gene encoding A-kinase anchor protein 12 isoform X2 encodes the protein MPWWSNFCFGQRESEDVREKDRAKEMAANSAVVEDITKDGQEEAPEIIEQIPAPESNAEEMAQPAESQANDVGFKKVFKFVGFKFTVKKDKNEKSDTVQLLTVKKDEGEGPEATVGAGDHQEPAMETGESASKESELKQSIEKPEGAPKQAQSSTEEIPLQAESGQVAEEEAKDEGEEKREKEPVKSAESPTSPVSGETTSSFKKFFTHGWAGWRKKTSFKKPKEDELETSEKKKEQEAEKVNEEENEKREESPSEQAPAASEPQEPAEGTNEARLSADYEKVELPLEDQVGGLEGSSEEKCAPLATEVFDDKIEAHQEVVAEVHVSTVSTVSTVEKTTEEQEVGEETKGNVEETGESLSPGKPEETKEAPQEAQAAEELVKSKEVCVSGGDHTQLTDLSPDEKMMPKHPEGIVSEVEMLSSQERMKVQGSPLKKLFSSSGLKKLSGKKQKGKRRGGGDEEPGEPQVQTESPESADEQKGDSSASSPEEPEEITSLERGLSEARQEGEAEEGATSDGEKKREGITPWASFKKMVTPKKRVRRPSESDKEEDVDKVKSATLSSTESTMSEMQEEAKTVGDEQKPEEPKRKVDTSVSWEALICVGSSKKRARKASSSDDEGGPRPAGEDGHRAEDAIKEAGTDAAPAGTQEPDQAQGSSSPEPAGSPSEGEGVSTWESFKRLVTPRKKSKSKMEEKTEEPGIEPSASDVEPSKEESWVSIKKFIPGRRKKRADGKQEHSAAEEAGPTEINEDDPDVPAVVPLSEYDAVEREKLEVQQAQGKEERPQLQGPVYVSEEVSKTLVHTVNVAVIDGTRAVTSAEERSPSWISASVTEPPELARDEATLSTVEVIAKESPTAAQTLPAGRDAQDDTVTGEVEFTSEAVTAAETTEALHAEEVTEASGAEETTDMVSAVSQLTDSLDTTEEATPVQEVEGGVPDREEQERQTQAVLQAVAEKVKGESKAPATQAGQRAGALEKVEEVEEDSEALAVEKERDVMLEDPVQGAEAEHSAQGPEIVQSTPESLREVPKVTAGVELKERVTPCQAVEPQQLMEQAGAPDSSETLTDSETNGSTPLADSDTPEVTQQDEAIESQDSKDFAADRQSQATEVEAAPAQKEGPSIPPNLPPQEGHGEKPGRDAPEPVQQELSVEAVPVLAETEVGHEAGHSDGEKVRDELCVEGLEASVHTDGPGGREKIAEVARDGEAMGVPERQENESPEVQSLSPEERETGADAEKEKMETKPEEVREEHEQPTASPEPEEAHPQLIQTVDMSDSEREKAVSSLEGSSSLPDQDKAGCTGAQVQSSEPPVTQAAGPVSEVADTIKISETDDSPECAGAPFIPAEKSSAKGDYCTVQPGEDTVPLGPAAQAESAPGITPSPAPEDTLRSDPQGERSASWEQRSEEGDEQVGGPDGKENAAREEGLQAESELLELESESSKLVQNVIQTAVDQFARTETAPQACTSGLQSHVLVVQADSQGAQQMLDNEDSRHQVSAQDDETPRAAAEEGFALSDTSKGMRETSSEKINVLAVENTSVKDRQCEEVIVPLEAKGDGNGAKPVPGDDCAKLGESVEKLPSESKDQKGHAADGPQHQSSAQAEADASGNLTKESPDTNGPKLTEEGDAWEVGVQEGKMPTELVKEIKPQTEEDLQEPEGDLEES
- the Akap12 gene encoding A-kinase anchor protein 12 isoform X3: MLGTITITVGQRESEDVREKDRAKEMAANSAVVEDITKDGQEEAPEIIEQIPAPESNAEEMAQPAESQANDVGFKKVFKFVGFKFTVKKDKNEKSDTVQLLTVKKDEGEGPEATVGAGDHQEPAMETGESASKESELKQSIEKPEGAPKQAQSSTEEIPLQAESGQVAEEEAKDEGEEKREKEPVKSAESPTSPVSGETTSSFKKFFTHGWAGWRKKTSFKKPKEDELETSEKKKEQEAEKVNEEENEKREESPSEQAPAASEPQEPAEGTNEARLSADYEKVELPLEDQVGGLEGSSEEKCAPLATEVFDDKIEAHQEVVAEVHVSTVSTVSTVEKTTEEQEVGEETKGNVEETGESLSPGKPEETKEAPQEAQAAEELVKSKEVCVSGGDHTQLTDLSPDEKMMPKHPEGIVSEVEMLSSQERMKVQGSPLKKLFSSSGLKKLSGKKQKGKRRGGGDEEPGEPQVQTESPESADEQKGDSSASSPEEPEEITSLERGLSEARQEGEAEEGATSDGEKKREGITPWASFKKMVTPKKRVRRPSESDKEEDVDKVKSATLSSTESTMSEMQEEAKTVGDEQKPEEPKRKVDTSVSWEALICVGSSKKRARKASSSDDEGGPRPAGEDGHRAEDAIKEAGTDAAPAGTQEPDQAQGSSSPEPAGSPSEGEGVSTWESFKRLVTPRKKSKSKMEEKTEEPGIEPSASDVEPSKEESWVSIKKFIPGRRKKRADGKQEHSAAEEAGPTEINEDDPDVPAVVPLSEYDAVEREKLEVQQAQGKEERPQLQGPVYVSEEVSKTLVHTVNVAVIDGTRAVTSAEERSPSWISASVTEPPELARDEATLSTVEVIAKESPTAAQTLPAGRDAQDDTVTGEVEFTSEAVTAAETTEALHAEEVTEASGAEETTDMVSAVSQLTDSLDTTEEATPVQEVEGGVPDREEQERQTQAVLQAVAEKVKGESKAPATQAGQRAGALEKVEEVEEDSEALAVEKERDVMLEDPVQGAEAEHSAQGPEIVQSTPESLREVPKVTAGVELKERVTPCQAVEPQQLMEQAGAPDSSETLTDSETNGSTPLADSDTPEVTQQDEAIESQDSKDFAADRQSQATEVEAAPAQKEGPSIPPNLPPQEGHGEKPGRDAPEPVQQELSVEAVPVLAETEVGHEAGHSDGEKVRDELCVEGLEASVHTDGPGGREKIAEVARDGEAMGVPERQENESPEVQSLSPEERETGADAEKEKMETKPEEVREEHEQPTASPEPEEAHPQLIQTVDMSDSEREKAVSSLEGSSSLPDQDKAGCTGAQVQSSEPPVTQAAGPVSEVADTIKISETDDSPECAGAPFIPAEKSSAKGDYCTVQPGEDTVPLGPAAQAESAPGITPSPAPEDTLRSDPQGERSASWEQRSEEGDEQVGGPDGKENAAREEGLQAESELLELESESSKLVQNVIQTAVDQFARTETAPQACTSGLQSHVLVVQADSQGAQQMLDNEDSRHQVSAQDDETPRAAAEEGFALSDTSKGMRETSSEKINVLAVENTSVKDRQCEEVIVPLEAKGDGNGAKPVPGDDCAKLGESVEKLPSESKDQKGHAADGPQHQSSAQAEADASGNLTKESPDTNGPKLTEEGDAWEVGVQEGKMPTELVKEIKPQTEEDLQEPEGDLEES
- the Akap12 gene encoding A-kinase anchor protein 12 isoform X1, producing MGAGSSTEQRSPEQQPAGSGDTPSEPELSGHGPAAEAPGAAGEPADADPATKLLQKNGQLSAVNGVAEQGDDHVQEGNQDGQEEEVIVEDVGQRESEDVREKDRAKEMAANSAVVEDITKDGQEEAPEIIEQIPAPESNAEEMAQPAESQANDVGFKKVFKFVGFKFTVKKDKNEKSDTVQLLTVKKDEGEGPEATVGAGDHQEPAMETGESASKESELKQSIEKPEGAPKQAQSSTEEIPLQAESGQVAEEEAKDEGEEKREKEPVKSAESPTSPVSGETTSSFKKFFTHGWAGWRKKTSFKKPKEDELETSEKKKEQEAEKVNEEENEKREESPSEQAPAASEPQEPAEGTNEARLSADYEKVELPLEDQVGGLEGSSEEKCAPLATEVFDDKIEAHQEVVAEVHVSTVSTVSTVEKTTEEQEVGEETKGNVEETGESLSPGKPEETKEAPQEAQAAEELVKSKEVCVSGGDHTQLTDLSPDEKMMPKHPEGIVSEVEMLSSQERMKVQGSPLKKLFSSSGLKKLSGKKQKGKRRGGGDEEPGEPQVQTESPESADEQKGDSSASSPEEPEEITSLERGLSEARQEGEAEEGATSDGEKKREGITPWASFKKMVTPKKRVRRPSESDKEEDVDKVKSATLSSTESTMSEMQEEAKTVGDEQKPEEPKRKVDTSVSWEALICVGSSKKRARKASSSDDEGGPRPAGEDGHRAEDAIKEAGTDAAPAGTQEPDQAQGSSSPEPAGSPSEGEGVSTWESFKRLVTPRKKSKSKMEEKTEEPGIEPSASDVEPSKEESWVSIKKFIPGRRKKRADGKQEHSAAEEAGPTEINEDDPDVPAVVPLSEYDAVEREKLEVQQAQGKEERPQLQGPVYVSEEVSKTLVHTVNVAVIDGTRAVTSAEERSPSWISASVTEPPELARDEATLSTVEVIAKESPTAAQTLPAGRDAQDDTVTGEVEFTSEAVTAAETTEALHAEEVTEASGAEETTDMVSAVSQLTDSLDTTEEATPVQEVEGGVPDREEQERQTQAVLQAVAEKVKGESKAPATQAGQRAGALEKVEEVEEDSEALAVEKERDVMLEDPVQGAEAEHSAQGPEIVQSTPESLREVPKVTAGVELKERVTPCQAVEPQQLMEQAGAPDSSETLTDSETNGSTPLADSDTPEVTQQDEAIESQDSKDFAADRQSQATEVEAAPAQKEGPSIPPNLPPQEGHGEKPGRDAPEPVQQELSVEAVPVLAETEVGHEAGHSDGEKVRDELCVEGLEASVHTDGPGGREKIAEVARDGEAMGVPERQENESPEVQSLSPEERETGADAEKEKMETKPEEVREEHEQPTASPEPEEAHPQLIQTVDMSDSEREKAVSSLEGSSSLPDQDKAGCTGAQVQSSEPPVTQAAGPVSEVADTIKISETDDSPECAGAPFIPAEKSSAKGDYCTVQPGEDTVPLGPAAQAESAPGITPSPAPEDTLRSDPQGERSASWEQRSEEGDEQVGGPDGKENAAREEGLQAESELLELESESSKLVQNVIQTAVDQFARTETAPQACTSGLQSHVLVVQADSQGAQQMLDNEDSRHQVSAQDDETPRAAAEEGFALSDTSKGMRETSSEKINVLAVENTSVKDRQCEEVIVPLEAKGDGNGAKPVPGDDCAKLGESVEKLPSESKDQKGHAADGPQHQSSAQAEADASGNLTKESPDTNGPKLTEEGDAWEVGVQEGKMPTELVKEIKPQTEEDLQEPEGDLEES